The sequence below is a genomic window from Oligoflexus sp..
CTCTGCTATCGCAACCGCTGAAAAATTCAATTCTTGCATTACGATGACCATCCGCAGTTCCGAAAGCCTGCCCGCCTTGGCAGATGACGGTGATGTCGTCAGATATTTAAAAAGTATTGCAGACGGCATTTCTTTTAACCGATTCACCTTCGTACATTTCAACGTCCAGCGTATTCAAACATATCTTGTGACGGCCTTGAGCGATGGAATGGATTTTACAGAATCAAATGGAATCCAAACTGGCACTGCTAATGATATTTTCTTTACCATTGATGGCAAAAAAAATGAGCTACTAGGTGAAGCGTTCACAGGTGAATGCGAAAATCAAGTTTTCAAGGATGCTTTTTCAGACGTCGAAAAGCAAGAACTGGGGCTGTATGCAAGCGCTGAAATTGACGCAAAATACAGTTCAAAAATTGTATCGTCAGATGGCAAACATAACCGAGTAGTCGAGGGCGTTTTCAAGAATGCAAGAGACTCAACGTGCCTTATTTTGAAATTTAGCCTCGCCAACCCAGTCGATTCGATTTCTGTGGTGCATGATGACAAAGCACTTGAAGAAGAGTTGGTGTACCAACTTAAAATCACTACTCTTGTTCCGAAGACTTAAGCTCAGCATCGCTCCGCAATGGAGGGTTCAGCCAAATCGGGCAAAGGGTGAGAGTTACTCACCCGGCCTCCCCCCAAGTCTAAAGCTCTTGATCTGCGCCGGATCAAGAGAGCCTTAAACCAGAAAAATTTAGTCATCATTCAATTGTGGAGTATCCATGCGCCTACGATCTAGTGCCCTATTCGCTTTAGCTGCTGTAATTGCTGTTTCCTGTGGAAAAACTGCAAACCAATCCACATCCGACTTGTCTTATAAACTGTACGATCCATATTCGCTTAAAAAACTTCTAATCAATAGAGTTGATAGCGGAGAAATCAAGGTATTTGTTGTTGGAGAGGAGGTGGAATTTCCCGGATTTCGTAGAGCCTTTTCTTAGGCCACGCGAGCAGCGCTTGTCAAGCTTTCGTATTCGACAGGGCTCACGCCTCCTATCGATGAATGCCGACGCTGTCGGTTATAAACATTCAATCCATTCTGTGATTGCCGTTTTCGCCTGCTCCTTGCTGATCCATGATTGCCTGTCGATCAGTTCTCGCTTGATGGTGGCGAAGAATGATTCGGCGATACTGTTGTCCCAGCAATCGCCTTTGCGGCTCATGCTCTGGACGACCTTGAACACGCCGAGCAGATCCCGGAATTCACGACTTGCATACTGGATTCCCTGATCCGAATGGATGATAAGCCCGTCCTTTATTTGTCGCCTGTTTAGCGCCATTTTAAGCCCTTCATTGACCATTCTCGTCTCCATCGAATCTTCGACTGAAAAACCTACGACTTTCCGCGAATAAACGTCGAGAAAGACGCAAAGATATAGCCATCCCTGTTGCGTCCACACATATGTCAGATCCGTTACCCACAGACGATTTGCTGCCGATCCAAATTCCGCGAAACGTCTTTCGACCAGGTTCGGCGCTCGCTCCAGCTTGTGGGAGGACTGAGTCGTAACCCTAAACTTCTTCGGCTTGCGAGCTCTGATTCCCGACTCTCTCATGATCCGTGCGATTCGATGTTTACCTGCAGGTACGCCCTTGGATTCCAGCTCCAGTTTGATTCGGGGACTTCCGTATGTTTTTCGACTCGCCTCAAACTCAGCTTTCACGTGAAGGCTCAACACGCGGTTCTCTTTGGAGCGCGACGACTCCGGACGCGATTTCCAGGCATGGAATCCGGACTCGGATACGCTGAAAATCTTGCACAGCTTTCGGATTGGGTATTTTGTCTTCTCCGCGTCGATGAAGGAAAACCTTACATCTGCTGCTTCGCGAAGAAGACTGTGGCCTTTCGCAGGATCTCGCGCTCCATACGAAGCTCCTTGTTCTCGCGACGAAGCGCAGCAAGTTCTTGTTTCTCGGCCGTCGTTAGCGCGCCTGCAGGGCCGTTTCCGGTGTCTACAGCGTCCTGCTTGATCCAGTTGCGGAGATTGCCCTCACTGATCCCAAGGTCTTTGGCCACAATGGCTATGGACTGACCTGGGCTTTGGGC
It includes:
- a CDS encoding transposase, with the protein product MKPEKSAKSKSKRRTFSPEFKSEAVRLAQSPGQSIAIVAKDLGISEGNLRNWIKQDAVDTGNGPAGALTTAEKQELAALRRENKELRMEREILRKATVFFAKQQM
- a CDS encoding IS3 family transposase gives rise to the protein MNVYNRQRRHSSIGGVSPVEYESLTSAARVA
- a CDS encoding IS3 family transposase, whose protein sequence is MDAEKTKYPIRKLCKIFSVSESGFHAWKSRPESSRSKENRVLSLHVKAEFEASRKTYGSPRIKLELESKGVPAGKHRIARIMRESGIRARKPKKFRVTTQSSHKLERAPNLVERRFAEFGSAANRLWVTDLTYVWTQQGWLYLCVFLDVYSRKVVGFSVEDSMETRMVNEGLKMALNRRQIKDGLIIHSDQGIQYASREFRDLLGVFKVVQSMSRKGDCWDNSIAESFFATIKRELIDRQSWISKEQAKTAITEWIECL